One genomic segment of Streptomyces sp. RKND-216 includes these proteins:
- a CDS encoding SpoIIE family protein phosphatase, with amino-acid sequence MARSADGPEGGISRDSDDEPGGHPVPAPASGDDRRLWGGEERPCGDDDGDRRRRPRRVADRRAAERDRQERLLEEDALVRALFSQSRVGLAVHDALLRVTRTNLGHDCFRPLAVGRGDPDGSGRVARPVPRHPESFLEAEDAARLVATLSRVAETGEPVMGVPHRARCLGRPDDDRVVSLSALPLLDADGAGRGVLTSVIDITDEHRDRERLAMVSEAAKRIGTSLDLTRCAEELADFLVPEFADLAAVDFTEVVLVGEEPGDIARGAPFTRVGVAAAEGEWPAELYQPGETALTRTLETEYLREPAVQVPDLDEMRDAWSDDDHRRRLFLAEGAVSYMWVPLHARGLVLGSAHLWRRKGSAPFDRRDADLAEEVVSRAALAVDNARRYTQERRTAEALRRSLLPPSLVEVSAAEAAGSCLPAATTAGVGGTWFDVIPLSSARVAFVVGDSVGHGLEATAATGRLRTAVQTLSDLDLPPDELLAHLDDLVERLSADDATTCGPAGRIRGSTCLYAVYDPVTGHCTMASAGHPPPAVISPDGDCALATCEPGPPLGEAGEPLEPFELALEPGSRLAFYSGNLPPAREDHSPASRLCDALGEAARTHSSPADVVRETLSSLVPKAPDADTTLLLAWPRRLPADHTAEWRFPADPAIVGQAREVVAAQLASWGLDDLVFTTELIASELVTNAIRYAGGPVTLRLIKDETLICEVSDPTQTHPHLRRARPTDEGGRGLFLIHQLTERWGSRYTPCGKTIWTGQRLPDGTEEP; translated from the coding sequence GTGGCGCGTTCCGCCGACGGGCCTGAGGGCGGCATCTCCCGCGACTCCGACGACGAACCGGGCGGCCATCCCGTGCCTGCCCCGGCCTCCGGTGACGACCGGCGCCTGTGGGGCGGCGAGGAGCGGCCCTGCGGGGACGACGACGGCGACCGGCGGCGGCGTCCGAGGCGCGTCGCGGACCGGCGGGCCGCCGAACGAGACCGGCAGGAACGTCTCCTCGAGGAGGACGCGCTGGTGCGCGCCCTGTTCTCGCAGTCACGTGTCGGCCTGGCCGTCCACGACGCCCTGCTGCGCGTCACCCGCACCAACCTCGGCCACGACTGCTTCCGTCCCCTCGCCGTCGGCCGCGGGGACCCCGACGGAAGCGGGCGGGTCGCCCGGCCGGTGCCCCGGCACCCCGAGTCGTTCCTGGAGGCGGAGGACGCGGCCCGGTTGGTCGCCACGCTGAGCCGGGTCGCCGAGACCGGCGAGCCCGTCATGGGCGTGCCGCACCGCGCGCGCTGCCTGGGTCGGCCGGACGATGACCGCGTCGTGTCGCTCTCCGCGCTCCCGCTGCTCGACGCCGACGGCGCCGGCCGAGGCGTGCTCACCTCGGTCATCGACATCACCGACGAGCACCGCGACCGGGAGCGGCTGGCCATGGTCAGCGAGGCCGCCAAGCGCATCGGTACCTCCCTGGACCTGACCCGCTGCGCGGAGGAACTCGCCGACTTCCTCGTGCCGGAGTTCGCCGACCTCGCCGCCGTCGACTTCACCGAGGTGGTGCTGGTCGGCGAGGAGCCGGGCGACATCGCGCGCGGCGCGCCGTTCACGCGGGTGGGCGTGGCGGCCGCCGAGGGGGAGTGGCCCGCCGAGCTGTACCAGCCGGGCGAGACGGCCCTCACCCGCACGCTGGAGACCGAGTACCTGCGGGAGCCTGCCGTGCAGGTGCCCGACCTGGACGAGATGCGGGACGCCTGGTCGGACGACGACCACCGGCGGCGGCTCTTCCTCGCCGAGGGCGCCGTGTCCTACATGTGGGTGCCGCTGCACGCCCGCGGCCTGGTGCTGGGCTCGGCGCACCTGTGGCGCCGGAAGGGCTCCGCCCCGTTCGACCGGCGCGACGCCGATCTCGCCGAGGAGGTCGTCAGCCGGGCGGCGCTCGCAGTGGACAACGCCCGCCGCTACACCCAGGAACGGCGTACCGCCGAGGCACTGCGCCGCAGCCTGCTGCCGCCCTCGCTGGTCGAGGTGAGCGCCGCCGAGGCCGCCGGCAGCTGCCTTCCCGCGGCCACCACGGCGGGCGTCGGGGGCACCTGGTTCGACGTCATACCGCTGTCCTCCGCGCGCGTCGCCTTCGTCGTGGGCGACTCGGTCGGCCACGGCCTGGAGGCCACGGCGGCCACCGGGCGGCTGCGTACGGCCGTGCAGACGCTGTCCGACCTCGACCTTCCGCCCGACGAACTCCTCGCCCACCTGGACGACCTGGTCGAACGCCTCTCCGCGGACGACGCCACCACCTGCGGACCGGCCGGCCGGATCAGGGGCTCCACCTGCCTCTACGCGGTCTACGACCCGGTCACCGGGCACTGCACGATGGCGTCCGCGGGGCACCCGCCGCCCGCCGTGATCTCCCCGGACGGGGACTGCGCGTTGGCGACGTGCGAACCGGGCCCGCCGCTGGGGGAGGCCGGCGAACCGCTCGAACCGTTCGAGCTGGCCCTCGAACCCGGCAGCCGGCTCGCCTTCTACTCCGGCAACCTGCCGCCTGCACGGGAGGACCACTCGCCCGCCTCGCGCCTGTGCGACGCCCTCGGGGAGGCCGCACGGACGCACTCCTCGCCCGCCGACGTCGTCCGCGAGACGCTCAGCAGCCTGGTCCCGAAGGCGCCCGACGCGGACACCACCCTTCTCCTCGCCTGGCCGCGGCGACTGCCCGCCGACCACACCGCCGAATGGCGGTTCCCCGCCGACCCGGCGATCGTCGGACAGGCACGCGAGGTCGTCGCCGCCCAGCTCGCCTCCTGGGGGCTGGACGACCTGGTCTTCACCACCGAGCTCATCGCCAGCGAACTGGTCACCAACGCCATCCGGTACGCCGGCGGGCCGGTGACGCTGCGGCTGATCAAGGACGAGACGCTGATCTGCGAGGTCTCCGACCCGACGCAGACCCATCCGCATCTGCGCCGCGCCCGCCCCACCGACGAGGGCGGCCGTGGCCTGTTCCTGATCCACCAGCTCACCGAGCGCTGGGGCAGCCGCTACACGCCGTGCGGCAAGACCATCTGGACCGGCCAGCGGCTGCCCGACGGCACCGAGGAGCCGTAG
- a CDS encoding TerD family protein: MAVSLSKGGNVSLTKEAPGLTAVTVGLGWDVRTTTGTDFDLDASAIAVNGAGRVHSDQHFVFFNNRATPDQSIVHSGDNVTGQGEGDDEQINVNLAALPGEIDKIVFPVSIYDAESRSQNFGQVRNAFIRVVNQAGGTEIARYDLSEDAATETAMVFGELYRNGAEWKFRAVGQGYASGLVGIAQDFGVNV, from the coding sequence ATGGCTGTAAGCCTGTCCAAGGGCGGCAACGTCTCGCTCACCAAGGAGGCGCCTGGCCTCACCGCCGTCACGGTCGGCCTCGGCTGGGACGTCCGTACCACCACGGGCACGGACTTCGACCTCGACGCCAGCGCCATCGCGGTGAACGGGGCCGGACGGGTCCACTCCGACCAGCACTTCGTCTTCTTCAACAACCGCGCCACCCCGGACCAGTCGATCGTGCACTCGGGCGACAACGTCACCGGTCAGGGCGAGGGCGACGACGAGCAGATCAACGTCAACCTGGCCGCGCTGCCCGGTGAGATCGACAAGATCGTCTTTCCGGTCTCGATCTACGACGCGGAGTCCCGCAGCCAGAACTTCGGCCAGGTGCGCAACGCGTTCATCCGTGTCGTCAACCAGGCCGGCGGCACCGAGATCGCGCGCTACGACCTCAGCGAGGACGCGGCGACCGAGACCGCGATGGTCTTCGGCGAGCTGTACCGCAACGGCGCCGAGTGGAAGTTCCGCGCCGTGGGTCAGGGCTACGCCTCCGGTCTCGTCGGCATCGCGCAGGACTTCGGCGTCAACGTCTGA
- a CDS encoding aminotransferase class I/II-fold pyridoxal phosphate-dependent enzyme: MIGTPRTGALMAGLVVLAVPLTVAYLLFPARHTSLWAAIGLLGVAAMLVGVRRNRPAPAWPWAILAAASLAFTAGDTTYNLLENLFNQPNPFPSPADVFYLLTYPLYAVGLYAFTRYRRPGRDLANLLDALILTLALALFSWRFLIDPLASAEDTPFLDKMISIAYPLGDVLVLALLLRLLVPGGARSRAVQLLVLGSLGLLVSDVLYGYLQLQGTWQVGSPMDLGWVVFFLAWGLAALHPSMVELTEPMPPPAPGIPRRRLALLGAACLVAPGMLAYEAGAGRPLDAAVLAAFAGVMFLLVLARLGGVMADHRRAVGRERGLRVAAGSLVSAISPREVAACVDVAATALFGRGVRHSTLLLVSDPEGNLQAMPTAGRPWVRQVEEHPEEPGGRLSALASGKRLVSVEALGPALAADLGESEKVLLCPLTAEGPRGRPLLGMLLVAGSERRLLGLWGALESLSSQVALALERVGLSREIGRRNSEAYFRTLVHNTSDVILIVNDDDTVRYASPSADGMFGTTHLPGTPLDRLLHPDDRAAVLERLARIRAGGSGDTRGDWRVAREEGDPLDVEVRCSNLRHENTVHALVLTLRDVTEQRKLERELTHRAFHDPLTGLPNRVLLLERIERALLRGRRDATLTGVLFIDLDDFKIVNDTMGHSLGDELLTAVARRLTSTVRRSDTAARLGGDEFAVLIEGSKRPADTERLAGQVVQALSQPFRLTSGTVNASASVGIATSEDSADSEELLGHADLALYAAKTAGKRQWRHYRRELHSRLRERHELQAGLDSAIAKEAFALRYQPIVQISSGDLAGFEALVRWPHERRGLVAPDEFITLAEETGHIMPLGAWVLARAASDVARWQQVRPRAEPVCVNVNVSARQFRDGAFLGQVRQVLDTSGLAPRSLILELTESAFMRRDDQVRTTMSTLKDLGVSIAIDDFGTGFSSLSYLRDFPIDMLKVDKSFIDHLTTDAQQVALVEGIVRIADVLGLQVVAEGIEERGQRDLLAAMGCHFGQGYLYAHPMTSQEGERLLLDGAQQHRPKAPSTTARHTQQRPEGWAIRRDPRWGDLSKLWHSSPMVDAVIDEVDGRRIRCGNHWLTDFASCNYLGFDLDPEIIEAIGPQVRRWGTHPSWSRLIGNPNLYPRIEERLAGLLGAPDALVLPTISLIHQSVIPVLAGEGHVFVEAKAHRTVYDGCVVARGHGASVQRFHADRPDQLDALLHAVPAGSSRLVCLDGVNSMTGNCPDLAALVRVCREHGALLYVDDAHGFGVIGERRPDETSPYGCRGNSIIRHIGESYEGIVLVGGFSKAYSSLLAFLALPTWLKEHLKVAAAPYLYSGPSPTASLATVLAGMDVNDRRGDALRGDLYRRTAAVLHHLRELDVGTPNTDGLPIIEIPLGDAADLDDVSGFLWDRGVYVTLAAYPLVPRDQVGFRVQITASNTDEQIEELNATLTDLARRFPLRPADDAGGAGTGPRAAAGGTGRRR; the protein is encoded by the coding sequence TTGATCGGAACACCGCGGACGGGCGCACTCATGGCCGGTCTCGTCGTGCTGGCCGTCCCGCTCACGGTCGCCTACCTGCTCTTCCCCGCCCGCCACACCAGCCTGTGGGCCGCCATCGGCTTGCTCGGGGTCGCCGCGATGCTGGTCGGCGTCCGCCGCAACCGGCCCGCCCCCGCCTGGCCGTGGGCGATCCTGGCGGCCGCCTCGCTCGCCTTCACCGCGGGCGACACCACCTACAACCTGCTGGAGAACCTCTTCAACCAGCCCAACCCGTTCCCTTCCCCCGCCGACGTCTTCTACCTGCTCACCTACCCCCTGTACGCCGTCGGGCTGTACGCGTTCACCCGGTACCGCAGGCCGGGGCGGGACCTGGCCAACCTCCTCGACGCGCTGATCCTCACGCTCGCCCTCGCGCTTTTCTCCTGGCGCTTCCTCATCGACCCTCTCGCCAGCGCCGAGGACACACCCTTCCTCGACAAAATGATCTCCATCGCCTACCCGCTGGGCGACGTGCTGGTCCTCGCGCTGCTGCTGCGGCTGCTCGTGCCCGGCGGCGCCCGGTCCCGGGCGGTGCAACTGCTGGTGCTGGGCTCACTGGGCCTGCTGGTCTCCGACGTGCTGTACGGCTACCTGCAGCTCCAGGGCACCTGGCAGGTCGGCTCGCCCATGGACCTGGGCTGGGTGGTCTTCTTCCTCGCCTGGGGCCTGGCCGCGCTGCACCCGTCCATGGTCGAACTGACCGAACCCATGCCGCCCCCCGCCCCCGGCATCCCCCGCCGCCGCCTCGCACTGCTGGGCGCGGCCTGCCTGGTCGCCCCGGGGATGCTGGCGTACGAGGCCGGCGCCGGCCGCCCCCTGGATGCCGCGGTGCTCGCCGCGTTCGCCGGCGTGATGTTCCTCCTGGTGCTGGCGAGGCTGGGCGGCGTCATGGCCGACCACCGGCGCGCCGTCGGCCGGGAGCGCGGCCTGCGCGTCGCGGCCGGCTCGCTGGTCTCGGCGATCAGCCCGCGGGAGGTGGCGGCCTGTGTGGACGTGGCCGCCACCGCCCTCTTCGGCCGCGGAGTCCGGCACTCCACGCTGCTGCTGGTGTCCGACCCGGAAGGCAACCTCCAGGCCATGCCCACCGCGGGGCGCCCCTGGGTACGGCAGGTCGAGGAACACCCCGAGGAGCCGGGGGGCCGTCTCTCCGCACTCGCCTCCGGCAAGCGCCTGGTCTCCGTCGAGGCGCTGGGACCCGCCCTCGCGGCCGACCTGGGAGAGTCGGAGAAGGTGCTGCTCTGCCCGCTCACCGCCGAGGGGCCGCGCGGCCGCCCGTTGCTGGGCATGCTCCTCGTCGCAGGCTCCGAGCGCAGGCTCCTCGGCCTGTGGGGCGCCCTGGAGAGCCTGTCCTCGCAGGTCGCGCTCGCCCTCGAACGGGTGGGCCTGAGCCGGGAGATCGGCCGCCGCAACAGCGAGGCGTACTTCCGCACCCTGGTGCACAACACCTCGGACGTGATCCTCATCGTCAACGACGACGACACCGTGCGCTACGCCAGCCCTTCCGCGGACGGCATGTTCGGCACCACCCACCTCCCGGGAACGCCCCTCGACCGGCTCCTCCACCCCGACGACCGGGCGGCCGTGCTGGAACGCCTGGCCCGCATCCGGGCGGGCGGCAGCGGCGACACCCGCGGCGACTGGCGCGTGGCGCGGGAGGAGGGGGATCCTCTCGACGTCGAGGTGCGCTGCTCCAATCTGCGCCACGAGAACACGGTGCACGCCCTGGTCCTGACCCTGCGCGACGTCACCGAGCAGCGGAAGCTCGAACGGGAGCTGACCCACCGCGCGTTCCACGACCCGCTGACCGGGCTGCCCAACCGCGTCCTGCTGCTGGAACGCATCGAGCGTGCGCTGCTGCGCGGGCGCCGGGACGCCACCCTCACCGGTGTGCTCTTCATCGACCTGGACGACTTCAAGATCGTCAACGACACCATGGGCCACTCGCTGGGCGACGAGCTGCTGACGGCCGTGGCCCGCCGGCTCACCTCCACGGTGCGCCGCAGCGACACTGCGGCCCGGCTGGGCGGTGACGAGTTCGCCGTGCTCATCGAGGGTTCCAAGCGGCCCGCGGACACGGAGCGGCTGGCCGGGCAGGTCGTGCAGGCCCTGTCCCAACCGTTCCGGCTCACCAGCGGGACGGTCAACGCGTCCGCGTCCGTGGGCATCGCTACCTCCGAAGACAGCGCGGACAGTGAGGAGTTGCTCGGCCACGCCGACCTGGCCCTGTACGCGGCGAAGACCGCGGGCAAGCGGCAGTGGCGGCACTACCGCCGCGAGCTGCACTCGAGGCTGCGGGAGCGGCACGAACTCCAGGCCGGGCTGGACAGCGCCATCGCAAAGGAGGCGTTCGCGCTGCGCTACCAGCCCATCGTGCAGATCTCCTCCGGCGACCTGGCCGGCTTCGAGGCCCTGGTCCGGTGGCCGCACGAGCGGCGCGGCCTGGTGGCGCCGGACGAGTTCATCACCCTGGCGGAGGAGACCGGCCACATCATGCCGCTGGGCGCCTGGGTGCTGGCGCGGGCGGCGTCGGACGTGGCCCGCTGGCAGCAGGTACGCCCCCGCGCCGAGCCGGTGTGCGTCAACGTCAACGTCTCCGCACGACAGTTCCGCGACGGGGCGTTCCTCGGGCAGGTGCGCCAGGTGCTGGACACCTCGGGGCTGGCGCCGCGTTCGCTGATCCTGGAGCTGACCGAGAGCGCCTTCATGCGCCGCGACGACCAGGTCCGCACCACGATGTCCACGCTCAAGGACCTCGGCGTGTCCATCGCCATCGACGACTTCGGCACCGGCTTCTCCTCGCTCAGCTACCTGCGGGACTTCCCCATCGACATGCTCAAGGTCGACAAGTCCTTCATCGACCACCTCACCACCGACGCCCAGCAGGTCGCCCTCGTCGAGGGCATCGTGCGGATCGCGGACGTGCTCGGCCTCCAGGTCGTCGCCGAGGGCATCGAGGAGCGCGGCCAGCGCGACCTGCTGGCCGCGATGGGCTGCCACTTCGGCCAGGGCTACCTGTACGCCCACCCGATGACCTCGCAGGAGGGCGAACGGCTGCTCCTCGACGGTGCGCAGCAGCACCGCCCGAAGGCCCCGAGCACCACCGCCCGGCACACGCAGCAGCGGCCCGAGGGGTGGGCGATCCGCCGCGACCCGCGCTGGGGCGACCTGTCGAAGCTGTGGCACTCCAGCCCCATGGTCGACGCGGTGATCGACGAGGTGGACGGACGCCGCATCCGCTGCGGGAACCACTGGCTGACCGACTTCGCGTCCTGCAACTACCTCGGCTTCGACCTCGACCCCGAGATCATCGAGGCCATCGGGCCGCAGGTGAGGCGGTGGGGCACCCACCCGAGCTGGTCCCGGCTGATCGGCAACCCGAACCTCTACCCGCGCATCGAGGAGCGGCTGGCCGGCCTGCTCGGCGCCCCGGACGCCCTGGTGCTGCCGACCATCAGCCTGATCCACCAGTCGGTGATTCCCGTCCTCGCGGGCGAGGGCCATGTGTTCGTGGAGGCCAAGGCGCACCGCACGGTCTACGACGGGTGCGTGGTGGCGCGCGGCCACGGAGCGAGCGTGCAGCGCTTCCACGCCGACCGGCCCGACCAGCTCGACGCCCTGCTGCACGCCGTGCCCGCCGGCTCGTCCCGGCTGGTCTGCCTGGACGGCGTCAACAGCATGACGGGCAACTGCCCCGACCTGGCCGCCCTCGTCCGCGTCTGCCGGGAGCACGGCGCCCTCCTGTACGTCGACGACGCGCACGGCTTCGGCGTGATCGGTGAGCGCCGGCCGGACGAAACCTCGCCGTACGGGTGCCGGGGCAACAGCATCATCCGGCACATCGGGGAGAGCTACGAGGGGATCGTGCTGGTCGGCGGATTCTCCAAGGCGTACTCGTCGCTGCTGGCGTTCCTCGCCCTGCCGACCTGGCTCAAGGAGCACCTGAAGGTCGCCGCCGCGCCCTACCTGTACTCCGGCCCGTCACCGACCGCCTCGCTGGCGACCGTACTGGCCGGAATGGACGTCAACGACCGCCGGGGCGACGCGCTGCGCGGCGACCTGTACCGGCGGACGGCGGCGGTCCTGCACCACCTGAGGGAGCTGGACGTCGGCACGCCGAACACCGACGGACTGCCCATCATCGAGATCCCGCTCGGGGACGCGGCCGACCTGGACGACGTGAGCGGCTTCCTGTGGGACCGCGGCGTCTACGTGACGCTCGCCGCATACCCCTTGGTGCCGCGGGACCAGGTGGGTTTCCGGGTGCAGATCACCGCGAGCAACACCGACGAGCAGATCGAGGAACTCAACGCGACGCTGACCGACCTTGCCCGCCGCTTCCCGCTGCGTCCCGCGGACGACGCGGGCGGGGCGGGCACCGGTCCCCGTGCGGCGGCTGGCGGTACGGGGAGGCGACGGTGA
- a CDS encoding VTT domain-containing protein translates to MTNLALGPSWLDPDYLIQTFGLIGILVIVFAESGLFFGFFLPGDSLLFTTGLLVATGQYLHYPLWLVCSLIVIAAVLGDQVGYLFGRKVGPALFKRPDSRFFKQENVEKAHDFFEKYGPKSLVLARFVPIVRTFTPIVAGVSRMNYRSFVTFNVLGGVLWGAGVTLLGAALGQVDFVHQHIEAILIGIVLLSVLPIVIEYLRARRSSGKSRGPGDGDQGGGGNGGGSGQSHDAGRRAARRAARPRRRGRHALR, encoded by the coding sequence GTGACGAATCTCGCGCTCGGGCCGAGCTGGCTGGATCCGGACTACCTGATCCAGACCTTCGGACTGATCGGCATCCTCGTCATCGTCTTCGCCGAATCGGGGCTCTTCTTCGGCTTCTTCCTGCCGGGCGACTCGCTGCTGTTCACCACCGGCCTGCTGGTGGCGACGGGCCAGTACCTGCACTACCCGCTGTGGCTGGTGTGCAGCCTGATCGTGATCGCCGCGGTCCTCGGTGACCAGGTCGGTTACCTCTTCGGCCGCAAGGTCGGTCCGGCGCTCTTCAAACGCCCGGACTCGCGGTTCTTCAAACAGGAGAACGTCGAGAAGGCCCACGATTTCTTCGAGAAGTACGGTCCCAAGTCGCTGGTGCTGGCCCGCTTCGTGCCGATCGTGCGGACCTTCACGCCGATCGTGGCGGGCGTGAGCCGGATGAACTACCGCTCGTTCGTCACCTTCAACGTTCTCGGCGGTGTCCTGTGGGGCGCGGGCGTCACACTGCTCGGGGCCGCGCTGGGCCAGGTCGACTTCGTGCACCAGCACATCGAGGCGATCCTGATCGGCATCGTGCTGCTGTCGGTGCTGCCGATCGTGATCGAGTACCTGCGGGCCCGGCGCTCCTCCGGGAAGAGCCGGGGTCCGGGGGACGGCGACCAGGGCGGCGGCGGAAACGGCGGCGGCTCCGGGCAGAGCCACGACGCCGGACGCAGGGCCGCCCGGCGGGCCGCCCGGCCGCGCCGCCGCGGCCGGCACGCCCTGCGCTGA
- a CDS encoding SpoIIE family protein phosphatase — protein MTSSARPRGRRAAPSPGLPAQAFDAAPFTVAATWDADHRLAYANPRHRGLFGDAPLGTPFARACPDLAGDEFLSRMDAVQRTGEPYVFTALPVVLHVPGEGPAEKLFTCSLSPAVAPDGLRGVLVVSSEVTGQIEAQRRILHRFQRLVGASEQKTLVADPAGRALDVSGWEHVTGRTRAELIGDGWLDTAHPEDRPALEKAWRDAVRDVPERFEHVYRLRYRDGSYRHCRIGAVPLREDGTLVEWVAGCSDIEEEWLEERRATLLARAAAVVGDASSAEESFAALSHVVVPALADQCGIYLLPESPGDGSKTEALTVQRVAATARRGLEARLPPLRDEHVDPHAHSAFTHAALARVPARATFPPGQAPPGFAPPALAPWIVKAQAHSGVLVPVLVDGTVAAMVSAFVCGVREAISDQDTELIRDILEHAHGPLRNALELHRTRRVANALQHSLLTSPPHVPGLQISARYRASATTAQVGGDWYDSFLLPDGVASLVIGDVAGHDLAAAVTMSRMRNMLRGLAVDRTEPPGDIVRRLDLAAQCLGPEETTATCVFGRVEPMGDGHWRLNYAVAGHPPPLVVEADGSSRFLEASHGPLLGGVSPEIPRGNALERLSPDCTLLLYTDGLVERPGEDIDTSLERLRERAETLVTAPLEDFCDELVDRHNPGTSDDIALIALRTAPDPRGA, from the coding sequence GTGACCTCCTCCGCCAGGCCGCGCGGCCGGCGTGCCGCGCCTTCCCCGGGACTGCCCGCGCAGGCGTTCGACGCCGCGCCGTTCACGGTCGCCGCGACCTGGGACGCCGACCACCGCCTCGCCTACGCCAACCCCCGCCACCGCGGCCTGTTCGGCGACGCCCCGCTCGGCACCCCCTTCGCCCGGGCCTGCCCCGACCTGGCCGGCGACGAGTTCCTGAGCCGCATGGACGCCGTCCAGCGCACCGGCGAGCCGTACGTCTTCACCGCCCTCCCGGTGGTGCTGCACGTCCCCGGAGAAGGGCCCGCCGAGAAGCTGTTCACCTGCAGCCTCTCCCCGGCGGTCGCACCGGACGGCCTGCGCGGCGTGCTGGTGGTGTCCAGCGAGGTCACCGGCCAGATCGAGGCGCAGCGGCGCATCCTCCACCGGTTCCAGCGGCTGGTCGGGGCCAGCGAGCAGAAGACCCTGGTGGCCGACCCGGCCGGCCGGGCGCTGGACGTGTCCGGCTGGGAGCACGTGACCGGCCGTACGCGGGCCGAGCTGATCGGCGACGGTTGGCTGGACACCGCGCACCCGGAGGACCGGCCCGCCCTGGAGAAGGCGTGGCGCGACGCCGTACGCGACGTTCCCGAGCGCTTCGAGCACGTCTACCGGCTGCGGTACCGGGACGGCTCCTACCGGCACTGCCGCATCGGTGCCGTGCCGTTGCGGGAGGACGGGACGCTCGTGGAGTGGGTGGCCGGATGCTCCGACATCGAGGAAGAGTGGCTGGAGGAGCGCCGCGCCACGCTGCTCGCCCGGGCCGCCGCCGTGGTCGGCGACGCCTCGAGCGCGGAGGAGTCTTTCGCCGCGCTCAGCCACGTCGTGGTGCCCGCGCTCGCCGACCAGTGCGGCATCTACCTGCTGCCCGAGTCGCCGGGCGACGGCTCGAAGACCGAGGCCCTGACGGTACAGCGAGTGGCCGCCACCGCCCGGCGCGGACTGGAGGCGCGGCTGCCTCCGCTGCGCGACGAGCACGTCGACCCGCACGCCCACAGCGCCTTCACCCACGCCGCGCTGGCCCGGGTGCCCGCCCGGGCGACGTTTCCGCCCGGCCAGGCGCCGCCCGGGTTCGCCCCGCCCGCGCTCGCGCCGTGGATCGTCAAGGCCCAGGCGCACAGCGGCGTCCTGGTGCCCGTGCTGGTGGACGGCACGGTCGCCGCGATGGTCTCGGCGTTCGTCTGCGGCGTGCGGGAGGCCATCTCCGACCAGGACACCGAACTCATCCGCGACATCCTGGAGCACGCCCACGGACCGCTGCGCAACGCCCTGGAACTGCACCGAACCCGGCGGGTCGCCAACGCGCTGCAGCACAGTCTGCTGACCTCGCCGCCGCACGTTCCCGGACTCCAGATCAGCGCGCGCTACCGCGCCAGCGCCACCACCGCCCAGGTGGGCGGCGACTGGTACGACTCCTTCTTGCTGCCGGACGGCGTGGCCAGCCTGGTGATCGGCGACGTCGCCGGCCACGACCTGGCCGCCGCCGTCACCATGAGCCGGATGCGCAACATGCTGCGCGGGCTGGCGGTCGACCGCACCGAGCCGCCCGGCGACATCGTGCGCCGCCTCGACCTGGCCGCGCAGTGCCTCGGCCCCGAAGAGACCACCGCGACCTGCGTGTTCGGCCGTGTCGAGCCGATGGGCGACGGCCATTGGCGGCTCAACTACGCCGTCGCCGGCCATCCGCCGCCGCTGGTCGTCGAGGCCGACGGCAGCTCACGCTTCCTGGAGGCGTCGCACGGCCCGCTGCTCGGCGGCGTCTCCCCGGAGATCCCCCGCGGCAACGCGCTGGAGCGGCTGAGCCCCGACTGCACCCTGCTGCTCTACACCGACGGCCTGGTCGAGCGGCCCGGAGAGGACATCGACACCAGCCTGGAACGTCTCCGGGAGCGAGCCGAGACGCTGGTGACGGCACCGCTGGAGGACTTCTGCGACGAACTGGTCGACCGCCACAACCCCGGGACCAGCGACGACATCGCGCTGATCGCCCTGCGCACGGCGCCGGACCCGCGCGGCGCCTGA
- the arfB gene encoding alternative ribosome rescue aminoacyl-tRNA hydrolase ArfB, with translation MSGPHVIRGSVPLPESELRWRFSRSSGPGGQHVNTSDSSVELRFDLAATEALPQVWKRRALEQLAGRLVAGVLVVRASEHRSQWRNRETAAVRMAALLAEATAPPPRPRRKKRIPRGVNERRLRQKKQRGDLKRGRSGRDWG, from the coding sequence ATGTCCGGTCCCCATGTCATCCGCGGCTCCGTCCCGCTCCCGGAGTCCGAGCTCCGCTGGCGTTTCAGCAGGTCCTCGGGGCCGGGCGGGCAGCACGTCAACACCAGTGACAGCAGCGTCGAACTGCGTTTCGACCTCGCCGCCACCGAGGCGCTGCCCCAGGTGTGGAAGCGGCGCGCCCTGGAGCAGTTGGCGGGCCGCCTGGTGGCCGGTGTCCTGGTCGTACGGGCGAGCGAGCACCGCTCGCAGTGGCGGAACCGCGAGACGGCCGCCGTACGGATGGCCGCGCTGCTCGCCGAGGCCACCGCGCCGCCGCCGCGACCGCGGCGGAAGAAACGGATACCGCGCGGCGTCAACGAGCGGCGGCTGCGGCAGAAGAAGCAGCGCGGCGACCTCAAGCGCGGGCGCTCCGGGCGCGACTGGGGGTAG